A region of the Mangifera indica cultivar Alphonso chromosome 10, CATAS_Mindica_2.1, whole genome shotgun sequence genome:
atctaaacaaAACGCAACATAAAAGTCAAAAACATCAATTGACCCTCCTTGACTCTGCATGTATTCTCTCCATCAAAATTTCaccatataaattatatatgttaatgtaaaacattaatttaaaaagtttgcacacgttagattttttatattaaataatactaaaaaattgtACAActttttacataattaatatagTTCATATAATTgggtgttttttatttttaatttttaattatttaattagataataatgtAATTGCTGTGATAATTTTATAGTCTAAgtaaatttagaataatatcaattttcaacGACCTGAGACCTGAATTTACAGGTTTTCAAAGAATTTAGAGTTGAAATCGGCCATGACGATATCAAAATATGGAAGCTCTTCATGGGCTTGAGAAGCCTCATAGACCCAACAACTAAAACTAGCCCAAAGAGGTCCATATTCAGATGTTTCAAAAAATCAtgtaaaaactcaaaaaaataaatgggtgaaattttcacaaatttattctaaaactgataactttttatatcaataactataaataaaatctgAGTTTTGCTGAATATAACTTAGAGTTTCTTGAGAATTGTCTTCGCCTTTGCTGGATAATTTTGGTCATCTaagtaaaaaaatgagttttttagACGACACTTTCATCATCCAAACGAAGGTTTTGTCTGAATGATAACTTCATTGTCCAAACGCTGACAAGAGAGAACAACATCGAGAAAGACATCAATGGGAGAGAGGGAGAGTAGTCGTCATTCATCAGATTGGTTTTCCAAACCTTATAggaaaaaaatctaattttttaaaacttattcttgaagagaaattgttaatttttcaaactaagaataaagtttaatagtaaaataataatcttaCTCTTAACTCGAACAAAAGCCTTGCCGACCCCTCATCCTCACTCTTTGGTTCTTTCAACTTAACAAATCCTAATAACCACTTTTGACTTTgtctatataataaaattttatgtttacacattttaaatacataaaatagatatacaatatttttatatgattgattaattttttattattaatttaaaattatctaatcataagatgatatatcttttatatattcattttatatattcaaagtatatacatataacattattcatatgtatatgcttcaaaaatttaagtttttagatTTCTTAAAGCATTAAATGTTGAAATAGATTAGGAATGATTTAACTATAGGGCAATTTGAGGGCATCCTTTTGGAGAGACAAGAAATAAAGAAATGGGGTTGGATGTCCTCAATGTGACTTGTCAATGGAACCCATCCATAAGCTCTACTTCCAGCTGAAATCATAAGCCAAAGAAAAGATTccccaaatcaaaatttttcaatcaattggGCAAAAAATTAAAGACTTAACTTTTCGTGCTTAAATTAAAAGTACTTATTAACTCTCATTCATTGTCTCATCTTGATCAAACAATGCCATGCATTCTAATGTTAACATGGgaaaaatagaagaaataaaGGATATGCTATTCCCGTTCCCACATCCCATTGgcctttgttttgttttctctattttgtcactttttatTACAATAGTTTTCTGGCCTTATTACTCTATTCAATTAAgaatttttgtttaggttttaCTCAAACTTTTTtcatcaaatgttttttttctgatttagaATTACGCATTCGAagatgagtaatgttatatatacctAGTTTTAACCAATTTAGTattcaaataatgtattatcatatgattaaatattactttatcctatcatttaaaattatttaatcacatgattatatatcatctgaatatcaaattaaatacttaaaattagagatatacaattttattgctCTATGATTTAGTCAAAAGAGAgtcaaaatatttcatatatatatatatatatatatatatatatatgcgtacccactttagatacacatttatgtgtgtcattatatgattgagtgttattttatttttaatttaaaatcatcgaatcatatgataacatacataaaataaatactcataattttatatatatatttccacaaattttctatttaattgtttttgtttctccCACTCTCATCAATCCTTAGCTTTTTGCAGCCCACAAAAGCAACCAGACATCTCTCACtatcaaagaaaatgaaaatggacTAGATCAAACATGGTCATTGTGTTTGTGTCTGCTTATGGAAACTTAAATATgagtttcaaatatatattataataaaaaaagaattaaaaaaataataaataaaaaatttaaccttaaaatattattaaagagaatttaaatttttttatatttatatatatatttttgttactcGAACTAAAAGGTGGTCATAAAGGATGCACCTTCGTAAAGCTATTAGCATTATATCTTGTCCAAATTCTATTCAGAATATCTATCAAATGAGTAACTCCAGCCCTTAAAGTAATCGAACAAAATAACCTAAATACTTTCGATAGTGtctcattttaataaatataatattgaatatggcCATAATAGGAGTTCTGACCGTCTTGCTTCGTGGGCATTCATGAAGGCCTCTTATGTTTCAACTTTCAATAAGCCTGCTGGAAAGCAGACACATTCATTTACTTTCATTGGAGATTCAGACaagtaatttatgaaaatagtaATGGGAGATAGAGGTTTGAACTGAAATAGATTTAGTCGCAGAATCTTGTAATAATCTAATTGAATTTACTTGGACAGCGATGTTGCCTTGCATAGAATCTCTTGCCTTCgtttcatattatattttctgCAATCGTTTAATACACAAAACGCCTCCCAAGACTAGGTCTTAATGGTTGCTTCTACGTCAAAACtaacatttaattcaatcaaTAATTACTCCACCTTCATCACATTAACTCATACCAATTTCCCATTTAATGGTTGCTTCAATTCTGTCATAGCGTGTTTGATATTTCAAAAGGGTTTTTGATAAACATCTAAGGATAGgttgtttgattgaaattaaaaattattttaataatttattttttaatacatcaTAAGGGTTTTCCTTAGAGTTTAGTAATTAACAATctcataagaaaaaataaagtaaactCGAACTTTTccttagaaaattataaaaaaggcaTTGACaaagatattaaatattatctaaacaaGATTGATGAGATTATTACTCAAATGATCTGGATGTGCAAAGCAATAACCCCGCTGTCCCCTTTTCATTTAGGAATTTGCTGTTTTAATAGCAGAATCAAACTGGTATCTTGTTCATCTTTCATTAAAGCTATgccaaaaaataatgaataccCAGGGAGGTCAAAGTTCATGCGTGCAGTGGCAGCTATGAATGGGTATAATAACAAAAGATGTCAGAAGAGCAGTGTTGGGAAACGTGGAAAGTATGCAAAATCACTGTACATAATTTATTTCCCTGTTCCACCCCCACGTTTTTACGTACCCTTCaaaaatggttttaaaaatttaaaaattattttaataatttatcttttatcatttttattattttatttagttattaaataataattttttattattaatattgacataataaataatatagataataatttaattactatttttattttagatattaaaatattatcaagataatattaattttattataattatactattatttattaattttttgagacaaaaataaatttatttttaattaatataataaatactataaaaatatttaaaaataattatattcaaagacatttaaataaaataatttattaatattcttttattatctttaactaaacacaataattatttatatctaccaaattttattaaatgtagtaattatttatctccaataatatttttttaatctatcttcaaagtaatttctctattttggtaataaaacattacccaaactaaacacTTCTTAAAGTTATATCACAAGATTTGAAAAACCTAAGGTTTcactatattattttataaataatattaaaaaatataaatttcattacattttttttaagttttaaaatctaacaattttatccttacttaaagttttttaactttggaaaatcatttttttcctcctaaatctaaggttttttcttctttctttcaataCCGATAACCTTCTCTTTCCACTCTAAAACGTTGCCCTGCGATGAAGAGGTTTTTAGATCTCTTCGTCGTTGACTCTTCCTCTCCGATCATTATCGAATTTTAGTAGGTGAGTGCATCGTTGTCGATGCCCAAAGAGGGGAAGAATTTAAACTCTTAGtttggaagaaaaaatattattattaaaagttaaaaaattttagataaagatgaagttattaacttttaaaatctagatataaaaatttaataaattttatatatttttaatattattaataaaataataagtttaataaaaaattttaataataatttatctatagGTAAGCCTTCAAATTTTTTGAATCtcataaatatgatttaaaaaattcgCTAAAATTTGGATAAGATATAGCCCTTCCGCCTATATTTCCTTCAAATCTTGTGAACTTAGGTCCAAACTCATCCCTCAGGTACCTTTTCAGTGTTTATCATGGGACAAGAGTTGGTTTATTCATAAGCtcttttaacttataaaaagaGAAGATTTAAGGTGAAAAAAGGAGCACAGCCTTCTGGTCTGGTcccaattaattttaatacaaatccCAATGCCCCACTTTCCCCACCTGCAGCAGAGAACAATTCTCAAGAATTTGCCTCTCCTGGCAACAACTATTTCTTCACCAACccaccaaaacaaaacaatatccataaaattttaatgcaaaaaattaaagaaaactataAACAACTGAGACTTCTATGGGTTTTTTCCATTACATTTCCATCAAAAACTTTTTGCAGACAGCTGAGAGAGAATCATAAAGAGGCCCCACATTGGGGACTCAAGATTTTATTAGTCAGACATGGAGACACGTGTACACCCCTAAAACTCACGTGACTTGCATCCAAAATGCAGCTTCGATGAACCGCTCTTGCCAGAAAGTACTCCATTCCAGATCTCAGTAAACGCCCTAACGATAATCTCATGATGATACGGAGAATTCAGCTGCAAAAAACAGTTCAGCAGCTCTTTAAGATCGTCCTTTGAGTATATCTCCTTCTCCAGAATCATCTGCAACATCGAATGTCGAAAATCCAAATACGGATCATCGGATTCTTTCTCTACAGCCAGGCTTTGACCTCCCACACGGCCGAATCCTCGAACGGTTCTCGAACCGGCCCGGTTGTTCTTGTAAGTGGCGGTTCCTTCGCTTTCCCACGTGTTGGGGGAGAATGTGGTGGCGCTGGTGGTGTCATAGTCGGTTGAAGAGGAGTAGAGGGAGTGGTTTGAGTAAGAGGGACGGTGTTTGGGTTTGGGTTTTGGGTGGAAAAGGAAGGAGAGTTTTGGCTTTTTACAGCTGCTGCAGCCGAGGCTGACGGAGACTGTGTTGAGGACAAGTTTTCTTCGTGAAGTGGACATTGCAGAAGAAAtgtgaaaaagagagagagagagttgggaTGAGGAAGGCAAAGGGAAACAGAAAGGCAGAGAACTGAGATGGAGCGGATCTCTATAAATTCCTGCGTGCGTTAAAAGGGCCTAGAATATGATAGTTTTACATGTCTGTGATATTTGATTGTCACCAGTTATCTTGACCGTTCATCTAGTGAATATGTACACacatgataaaattttcaattacgtGAGAAAAGGGAAAGATCAAGTTGTAATGGTATATGAATTAACTaagatgcaaaaaaaaaaaaaaaagctgacGTGACAGCGGGATTCATCGTATTCATTTTAACGGCTGAGATCTTGTAAAATGGATCGTGGGTTAATATTATCCGAATGTGATCATGTACCAGTCACCTTGCATGAGTGGTTTCATTTAACTACAAAAAACCCTTTTgccacaaaaattatttaaataaaatacataactAATTTAGAAGTTTTCcttatttcctttattaaaaaaagacacTGTAGTCCTGCATTATGTAAAAGAAtagtattatgtatataactttaaacataaataataacgtattatcatatgattaaataattaaaaattttaaaaaaataatactcaattatataatgatacattattatttatatataatattatacataaaatttatacacataattttattacaggTAAAAAGGCACTTCCCATATTACCtaatgaacaatttttttacaggaaaaataaaaatttgaaaacatttctctaaaacacaaaaaaaaaaaaaaactgtccaTTAATATCAAGGGACACTCAattcctttaaaatttaaacattaatttataataaaatataaataatacttgtTTAGCATAAGTTGCACAACTTATGATGCTTgattattattacaaattatgtatattattattacagGATGAGACTGTTTTTGGCTTATTGCCATCACCTCTCctgattttattattacaaacattaatttataataaaatctaatttttatattatatattaaatatcatatcatattatataatacaatttttaaaaaataaataataaaataatttaattgatatattatcatattaaaaaatattacaaatatatttaaaattttaaaatttcttatatacatatttattacatcgttattttctttaaaaagtgtattgattcgtattaataatatgtatcgtattgtaAGATACATTCACtgtttcatattaatttgatacatattatttttcacctaTATTATATTGAatcgtataatatatatatatatatgcagtTATAAAACTGTGGAGATGTGAGGTTAGAGAAATTTTTTGACAGTATTTTGTCCTTAATGCTGGTATAATATTATTGGTCAAAGCTTAGGTTTTCAAGTAGGAGTTACTTGGTCCACAGATGAAACACTCACGGGAAGCTAATACTACTAAAGCCATGTCTTCTGCCACTAATCTTGTGATTCTGCTGCCATTTTTGGTTGTTTCTGCTTCAATATTCAATCTGCTTACTCAAAAATTCTCTTTCTCACACACATAATCACAAGTTAATATTATAGTTAAGCTTATTAAAATGGTATGTACCATAATGACACAAGAAACAACAAACATTGATAAcactaaaactaaaataattataatgttaAACATGAGTAAACTGAGACTCGATAACAACAAGATTAACAGCGACAACATAACATAATCGTTTCTGTTACGAGTATGTCATCACTCTCGTGTTTCATCCAAGTAATCCTACATTTAAGTTACCAAACTACTTCTCGGTTTGTTATCAATATCACAAATCTCAATCTGCTACTACCCTAATGTTCAATATTACTGCTTTTTGTTCTTTCCAGAATCACAGGAAAATCCCATATTTTTTCCATCAAACATTCTTTACAGTaacatgacatgcacaccttTTTATTTCACCGGTCCTGCAATGTCAACGATAATCTCTACTATATAAAAAGAATTGAGGACCAGAGTCCATATGCATATAACAGTTATACATGTGATTCTTATcgataaaatttcaattcagaTGACAAATAAATAGTCTGAGCAAAGCATCGGTCATATATAGTTCACTTTTCTCCCTTTATTATAAGATAAACTTGATTGATGTGATCTACAAATGTCGGAAGAGTAGATCTGACCTTAACTTGAAACCTTTTTCCTTATCAAGTTAGCCACATGGCCAGCAACCCATGATGAACCAGCCTGGGTGCAACAGAAAGTATGACTGTGGCCCTCCCTTTCAATTGATAGAGTAATATCTGGGGCCTGCTTCGAAATCTGTGAACATAAGATGTAGGTTAAAGATGAGCCAAATTAGTTGAGCAAAAGAATGCTAGAGGGAACACCAAAAACTTGTTTATCAATGAAGCATCATCCACCAATACAAAAGAATTGCTGTACAATTAACACCATACTTAAAGTAGACTTCCCATCCATGTATGATCAGCCCATAAAATGTAAAATAGCAGCACATTTTCAGTCAGGATTCTCAGTAAAGTTGCAGGCAACTACTGTTATTTCTCATATAAACACTAATCGGCAATAACAACTCATCAACATGCATTTTTATGGCAATTTGCATCAACATCATTATCATGACAGCCAAATGAAACCAGCTTTGCCTAATAGTATAAGCAAGCAATCTTTCAAACATCACATAAATACACGTCGAGGAAACATGTGTGAGCACcaaagatttatatttttatgcaaaATAGAAGGCTGTTTAGGTTAACCAAATTTGATAAGTGTTGAGTATTGGCAAAGAGAGAAGGGGGTAGTATTTAAAGGGTCAGAGACATAATCATACACTTCTATTCCATCTAAAGCAGATGAACAATGATGTCACACACATGAATACTCAAAAACCAGGCACTATATTACATACATGCACAACATATCATTTAGGTTTTTCCATGAAAAGATGATGCTACACATCCTCACCTCTTCAAACATTTGCAACGGACCCCAGTGATCATCGATGCCAAACAAAAATGccattttattttgattttctctCATAAAGGCCCAATCTGGTGTTTCTGATAGCTACAAGACATATCTGACAGTCAGTATAAGGTTGGCATCATAAGTAAACATATATGAACAAAACAGTCTGCTCGTTTCtgcaaaaatacaaaaatgtaAAGCATGCACCTTGTATTCAGAAATTGAGAAAACTACCATGATTAATGTAGTTATCACTAGTAGAGGGAAATAAACACAAGTTTAAATGAAtgtaattatgataattatgGATCATTGATGCTGTAATTTTAAGCAAACAGTGTTACAAATATGAGTTGAAATTTTCTCAGTGTCTTAAATGGttattgtcataaaaaaatcatttgatgCACCTATTTCATCATGCTAATGGGTTTCTAGTTATAGTTAGATTAAGGACATGAGAAATGAAGGCAGACATATGATGGCCAAGTGAGAAGAGGACTGGAGCATGGTACAAGCATCAACACAATTAAACAAAGTTATATATACTGATTTTGCTAGTGGTAACAAGATTTCCAGATTGTTGACGCGAAACTTAGATGAGTTAAAAAACAAGTTTTACCATATTGTTAGAAAAGTAAGAAGAAAAACTGGACATCATAAGACTTTTGGATTTGAATGATAGATTAGTAAAATAATCTCAGTAGGAGAAATATGGCATTGCTTATACTGGAATACAAGAAGACAAACAAGGCGTTAAACTAAGATAAAATGTGATGTTCCTATATACAGTTGAGTAGCTACTGCAATATGCTCTGCAAGGAAACATAGTGTTGTTACATCccacattttaataattaacaaaatccATGTTTACCTTTTTGAACTCTGTCATTGCCATAAAGAGCACATTCCGCATAACATGATActgaaataaatgaaaaaacaaaaattaatttgattcaaaagcACAAAAATGTTTAGACAAGTACCTGTTTTTGCATTTTCTGCATAAAcacctataattttaatacaaCTATGTAGAAAActaatacatgttttaaaactttttgaatAACAATACTTGCAACCCAACAGCCAAGTCTTCTTTTCTCTACACCATATAAGACTTCACCTTTGACAAGTGAGTGCAAGCAGCCTTAACGGCGGTACCAGACCATGAACTCCCAAGAGATTTAGAAACAATAAACCTGAAAGCTCTATGAGGTAATAACCCCAAAGTTGCTATAGTGAAACTAACTGCAGCTGATATGATCGAAGACCTGAAACTCATAAGAATATTCTATCAGTTCCAATGCaccaaaaaaaaatgtaaaccaAAAACTTAATATTACAAAGGAGTACTATGTCTAATAATAGGATCAAGAGAAAATGTCAAATATTAAAACTCATTCTAAAGACCATTTTATAACCCATCATTGTACCAGCCAAAGGTCCACTGAGTAATCCCTATATAATTGGCACTGAAGAGAAAATAATTCACAAATGATTGTAGACAAGAACTTTACGCTGCAATTTTCCCAATAATGGACTGCTTTATTGATTGTTGGTTCAACGCCAAAAAGGGATATAATCCAATGCAGTACATCACCTATAACCATGGAATTAAGTCCTCACCAGCACAAATTTCAAGCTCAAAACACGTTAACAGAGAATGATGAATACTTAAGCACCAAAATTTGTGGCAGTTATCACCTTTTCCGAAGACCTCTTTTGCACTTCGACAGATATATACGAACCAATAGAGTGTCCAACCTTCATAGATAAAACCATAAGTCAGCTATCAACAGTTAAGAGCAAAGCCATTATATACTACCAAACTTCTTTACGGATATGAGTACTGTGAAATCATCCAGATACTCAAGTATCATTCCCAACAAAACTTTTGTTTCAGAACATTATACGTGTGTATGTGTACAAGAGAGAAACGTGTCAGAGAAGCTGAAAGGCTATTATGTTACCACAGGCAAACATTGCACTGTAGTATTACTTTATAGATGACAAGTAACTTTTCAAAAGATCCGCATCCATTAGGATATAAAATGTATTACACACCAGTATTACAGGAACTTCAGTATTTTGTAGTTCCTGTCCAATGAAGTCCATCTGCAAAATTTATGAGATAACATGGAGATCATAAtatactataataataataatggtaaaATGAATCCACTAGTTTGATTTTAAGCATGCAAAGTATTAAGAATATGAGTATCATCAACAAAAGAGTATGAAATGAGGAAACAGTCATGAAATTGACTGAATTGATTCTTTAAAAGGATATATAAAGGTTACATAATAGACAAGACTCATTTGACAAAATTCCAGGAAAGATATAGAAAGTCTCATgcatgtaaataaaaaaaagtctcTATAAAGCCTTAAACTTACGCAGACTATCCATCATTGCAGGTCATAAATTTTATCATCCACTGGATATATTTGCAATTTTATTGACTGTCTCAGGCTGATAAAGCATATAAAACATTACCTTATGATCAATTTGTTCTTGCAATGAGTATAACCTTCCATGCTCCCAGTTCTATCAAGAAGAGAGAAGaatacatgaatatatatatttgtgtgtgtgtgtgtgtgtgtgtgtaacaaaaatttatatattagcTGTACAACTAGTTgataaaacaaaacataaaaggaAGTTGAATATAGAAAGCCTCTTGCAGAGCAAACAAGAGGCCACAAAAAGAACTAAAACAGCCATTTCTAAAGACTGCATATCAAGAAACTGCTATTGCATTTGGGGATGAAAGAAGTATTAATGTGATGATAATAAATCCTAAAGTGAAAATAGCTGAATCAAAATACTCCCATTGTGAAAAAAGGACACCAAGTAAGGTTTTTATCACAGTTACTTGCCTGCTCAATTGGTTCCTCTCTGAACTTGTTAATCtccattttataataaaattgcaGGATTTAAACTAATCTTTGATGAATTTAAGGGTCAAAAGCCCGGTAACCTCGTTAGGCAGTTTCCACTCACTCAATTTTGATTGCTAAGAAAGCATAAACTTGATGTTTGGTACTTCTCATCAACAAAGTTTCCAAGTTTATTTTGCCACACCAACTCATATGTTATAGCTAATATGCATTGATTTCCAAGAAAAACCCAATGCATGACAGAAACATCACTAAATTACCAAGAAAGAGAAAGttcaaagaaaaaatgtttaatttaatttgccTCCATAATGTAGCTTCTGAAGCTTAATAAAGGCAAATTGGGTTTAATTATGTAGATGAATAACATATTATAGTCCTAGCTTTACAAGATTGTAATGAAATAACATTGTGATCTGGGaactataaatatatcaaattcgTTCTTTAAAAGTACAGACTCCTTGCAGCGTATCTAGCAGCAACCTGAACAATTTATGGGTATAACTAAGCTGAAGCAGAAATTCTTTGTCAATCTTTCTTTTCCTCCATTAAAGCTAATGACTAAAAactaataagagaaaatgaacACTTATGGACTTATAGTTTATATACCTTTGCAGTCTGAGATATGTGCCCTATAGCTGTCAATAAAGTCAAAGATGCAAACAGTTAGCTTAGAAATCACATCTCAAAGCTTGAATAATCCATAGataactaaacaaaaatacacagaaaaatatacatatatctaATGTCTTGCCTGTTATTGATGCCCTTCCTCCAAGAAGCTCGTATAGTGATTCCAAAAAGTccttataaaatgaaataactCCTGTTATTCACGCATAAACCGAAAACTTTCTGAAACTCGCTCGGCAAACTTTAATCCTCTGAAGTACAATAACTCAATCAAACAACATAACAATAAGAGAAACCTGGATTTCCAGGGATGACTAAAACGTGCAATGTAGGATCATCAGCTTGAATCTCCAGCACTTCACTTGTGCGACTAaccattaaacaaataaaaatttaaaaaaggtaataaaaattacaacaaacaAGTAAATAATTCAAATGGGTTTTCATAAACCTACCCAGAAACCTTGCACAGCCTAAAATTCAAAGGCTTTTTCACTTGGGAAAGTAAACTTTGATAACCCATTTGCGTATTTGCACAATTTGTTCTCCACCTTATCCTGAAACATATACAAGAgcttaaagaaagaaacaaaacacaACACTTGTAGAACAAAGAGAAAAACATGCAAATGAAAGGAGAGTGACTGAGTAGAGGAAAAAAGGCGAAGAAGCATTGAAAAGCACGCGTAAATCAAGTGTTTCGCATACTTAACACCTCCAAGAAAGAATCCAAAGAATgcataaatcaataaaatgttAGCTGTGCACCTCTTTGTCTTTTGGCAGTTCAAAAATTACACTGCTGTAGAAAATTATCGGTGGCGATATTAAAACTGCAAAGGCCAAAATTAAGAAGGGCAAAGCATTATCCCCACCCAAGTTTTGCTCAACTACCAAAAACACAATCGCGGCgatttaaaatctcaaatatttatttataatttaattattaaattttttctgttaaaaaagataatatctttattttattattaatattaaaaaatagaaattcattatatattttataaaattttaaaaattaataattttacccttattcaaaatttttaattttaaaatgtaatatttcttctcttttaaacttcaggttttttttttcagtggCTTTCCGACCAATGACGACTCCCTTTTAAATCTAAAGTCGTCGTCATCCTTTTACCATACGTTCTAAGAGCCTCTTATCATCTGAAATCatatagattaaataaaatctagacgattttactttatttttaacaaaaaaattcaacgATAGTTAACTCATAAGTgaacatttgaatttttaaactatcacaaatatacttttaaaattgagttaaaattcgggtgagaaatagtcccaTGCCCAATTAAGAAATACCACATGGGACAGGGCTGAGGTGTTTTCTTATATCACACTATTGTTTGCTAGGTTTGGGAATTATTACAGGGACCTCTGGTCTAGACTGTATAGATTAGGAGGCAATCCCCTGTGGAAGGGGCTCATGCGGTCCTCCCCTGTTGTGTGAATATTTTTTGGTAGAGGTgtgtatacaattttttttttattattatacaaaatatatatagagagagggATAGAAAGAGAGattacatattattatgtaattatattttaaatgtatcAAATAGATACACATCTACATATAAcgttataatttatttttgttacttctgtatatattattgtatgagACTGATTTGGTTG
Encoded here:
- the LOC123228223 gene encoding transcription repressor OFP6-like: MSTSRRKLVLNTVSVSLGCSSCKKPKLSFLFHPKPKPKHRPSYSNHSLYSSSTDYDTTSATTFSPNTWESEGTATYKNNRAGSRTVRGFGRVGGQSLAVEKESDDPYLDFRHSMLQMILEKEIYSKDDLKELLNCFLQLNSPYHHEIIVRAFTEIWNGVLSGKSGSSKLHFGCKSREF
- the LOC123226931 gene encoding lipid droplet-associated hydrolase isoform X2 translates to MGYQSLLSQVKKPLNFRLCKVSGRTSEVLEIQADDPTLHVLVIPGNPGVISFYKDFLESLYELLGGRASITAIGHISQTAKNWEHGRLYSLQEQIDHKMDFIGQELQNTEVPVILVGHSIGSYISVEVQKRSSEKVMYCIGLYPFLALNQQSIKQSIIGKIAASSIISAAVSFTIATLGLLPHRAFRFIVSKSLGSSWSGTAVKAACTHLSKYHVMRNVLFMAMTEFKKLSETPDWAFMRENQNKMAFLFGIDDHWGPLQMFEEISKQAPDITLSIEREGHSHTFCCTQAGSSWVAGHVANLIRKKVSS
- the LOC123226931 gene encoding lipid droplet-associated hydrolase isoform X1 — protein: MLLRLFSSTQSLSFHLIRWRTNCANTQMGYQSLLSQVKKPLNFRLCKVSGRTSEVLEIQADDPTLHVLVIPGNPGVISFYKDFLESLYELLGGRASITAIGHISQTAKNWEHGRLYSLQEQIDHKMDFIGQELQNTEVPVILVGHSIGSYISVEVQKRSSEKVMYCIGLYPFLALNQQSIKQSIIGKIAASSIISAAVSFTIATLGLLPHRAFRFIVSKSLGSSWSGTAVKAACTHLSKYHVMRNVLFMAMTEFKKLSETPDWAFMRENQNKMAFLFGIDDHWGPLQMFEEISKQAPDITLSIEREGHSHTFCCTQAGSSWVAGHVANLIRKKVSS